In one window of Stigmatopora argus isolate UIUO_Sarg chromosome 19, RoL_Sarg_1.0, whole genome shotgun sequence DNA:
- the adgrg6 gene encoding adhesion G-protein coupled receptor G6 isoform X4, whose protein sequence is MAARRTVGGVVRLAVILMWAGLRLHVLGCERSECGGDRTEAEGALTSPCYPQNYGSSANCRWNLRAPPGFAVQISFRDFELEEAPGCIYDRLVVGTGSGEVKFCGLTAAGLVLNSSGDAMELRFTSDFSVQKRGFKISFRHVAVALRNLKVSVPSDDVRAARVASSALVPTLRQLTLCLEMERAGSARQAEWIFTYADADGVPTLALGAEDGRVVLVLGGATCSLDSVVTPADWTSSMSGLCLLWESSGGRLDVYFKGEHRTKTCSDSAGRSVSGGGTFRLGGPSGFGGNVYNVRLWNYTMTAGQLEALACHAAGNVIDWDNGFWDVPPASARTDAALSCSATPASDGTLHANCGRARQECPSAASSPADATNIIHATNATNAKETTFYRLAVEVRDRSSAMAAVDVEGALTSWLNETLGNWTSDASAVRLSVRLQVGSSFFCGALLRHRAADDIGDVVEAVRDRIFGAAPRIGAGLEVHAPTLHVSPLEHCPEEHSVHYRWPQSRPGSAHFLPCFPNKERSATRSCLISFGNFSTFWSAADFSNCTDIDAIQVSADNAAEVAAQLAAIADNQLSREEVSKVVDKVQEIVDVANINSSLASAVVAVISNVMSSPHGALAHASDRALKAVDHLLGKLQFEGSSVSIRSKRLALGVSAFNPSVFNGTSFSAFIPTNANDPQIAFKSELRNPLARITLPPSLPLGSEDSSLTRINFLFFTTASLFKMEQDGRALVSYVVASSVGNRSIRNLKDPVEIHIAHLSPQSVLSPVCVFWDFGMNGDSGGWNGAGCRPSKESGVNRTVCLCDHLTHFAVLMDISGVSPHIDRHNNRILTFITFVGCGVSAVFSAATLLTYVAFEKLRRDYPSKILMNLSASLLLLNLSFLLNGWLSRRGDEAPCLAAAALLHYFLLTSFTWMGLESVHMYIALVKVFNTYVRRYILKFCLLGWGVPAVLVGSVLAVDKHSYGSLEYGGGTFAEGSSQFCWIRKAVVFYVVCVAYFCLIFLLNAAMFAVVMLQICGRNGKRYRTLKEEVLRNLRSVVSLTFLLGMTWAFAFFAWGPVSLVFVYLFAIFNSLQGLFIFLFHCALKENVQKQWRRALCCARFRLVDNNSDWSKTASNNTKKATSEQAAPSLSSGSFASSAANWTAKAKVTLTPFINAEKAKVEPI, encoded by the exons AT GGCGGCGCGGCGCACAGTGGGCGGAGTCGTAAGGCTCGCCGTGATCCTGATGTGGGCGGGGCTTCGCCTCCACG TTCTCGGGTGCGAGCGGTCCGAGTGCGGAGGCGATCGGACGGAGGCGGAGGGAGCGCTGACGTCGCCCTGTTACCCGCAAAACTACGGCAGCTCCGCCAACTGCCGCTGGAACCTGCGAGCGCCGCCGGGCTTCGCCGTGCAGATCTCCTTCCGGGACTTTGAGCTGGAGGAGGCGCCGGGATGCATCTACGACCGCCTGGTCGTCGGCACGGGAAGCGGCGAGGTCAAATTCTGCGGTCTGACGGCCGCCGGCCTCGTGCTCAACTCCAGCGGCGACGCCATGGAGCTCCGCTTCACTTCCGACTTCAGCGTTCAGAAACGAGGCTTTAAGATCAGCTTCAGACACG TGGCCGTGGCGTTGAGAAATCTGAAGGTGAGCGTTCCCAGCGACGATGTCCGGGCGGCCCGAGTGGCGTCTTCGGCGCTCGTGCCGACGCTTCGTCAACTGACCCTTTGCTTGGAGATGGAGCGCGCCGGGTCGGCGCGGCAG GCGGAGTGGATCTTCACGTACGCCGACGCGGACGGAGTCCCGACCTTGGCGCTCGGCGCGGAAGACGGCCGCGTGGTGCTGGTGCTGGGGGGCGCCACCTGCTCGCTGGACTCTGTCGTGACGCCGGCCGACTGGACCTCGTCGATGAGCGGCCTGTGCTTGCTGTGGGAGTCGTCCGGCGGCCGCCTGGACGTCTACTTCAAGGGCGAACATAGGACCAAGACCTGCTCGGACTCGGCCGGGCGCTCCGTCTCGGGCGGCGGCACCTTTCGCCTGGGAG GGCCGAGCGGCTTTGGTGGCAACGTGTACAACGTCCGCCTGTGGAACTACACCATGACGGCGGGGCAGCTGGAGGCGCTGGCCTGCCACGCGGCGGGAAATGTCATCGACTGGGACAACGGCTTTTGGGACGTACCGCCCGCCTCCGCCCGGACGGACGCCGCCCTCAGCTGCA GCGCAACGCCGGCGAGCGACGGCACGCTCCACGCCAACTGCGGGCGGGCCCGCCAGGAATGTCCATCAG CCGCTTCCTCTCCCGCTGATGCCACTAACATCATCCATGCTACTAATGCAACAAACGCCAAAG AGACCACGTTCTACAGACTGGCCGTGGAGGTGCGTGACCGGAGCTCCGCCATGGCCGCAGTCGACGTGGAGGGAGCGCTGACCTCTTGG CTGAACGAGACCTTGGGCAACTGGACGAGCGACGCCTCCGCGGTCCGGCTCAG CGTCCGGCTCCAAGTCGGCTCCAG CTTTTTCTGCGGCGCCCTGCTGCGCCATCGCGCCGCCGACGACATCGGCGACGTCGTCGAGGCCGTCAGGGACAGGATCTTCGGCGCCGCCCCTCGTATCGGCGCCGGCCTGGAAGTCCACGCTCCCACGTTACACGTCAGCCCCTTGG AGCACTGTCCGGAAGAGCACTCTGTCCACTATCGCTGGCCGCAGAGTCGACCCGGCTCGGCCCACTTTCTCCCTTGCTTCCCCAACAAGGAACGGAGCGCCACCCGCAGCTG TTTAATAAGTTTTGGCAACTTTTCAACGTTCTGGTCAGCCGCCGACTTCAGCAACTGCACCGACATCGACGCCATCCAGGTGTCGGCAG ACAACGCGGCCGAAGTGGCCGCGCAGCTGGCCGCCATCGCCGACAATCAGCTGTCCCGGGAGGAG GTGTCCAAAGTGGTGGACAAAGTGCAAGAGATCGTGGACGTGGCCAACATCAACAGCAGCTTGGCCTCCGCCGTGGTGGCCGTCATCTCCAACGTGATGAGCAGCCCCCACGGCGCTCTGGCTCACGCCTCAGACAG GGCCTTGAAGGCAGTGGATCATCTCTTGGGCAAGTTACAGTTTGAAGGTTCCAGCGTCAGCATCAGGTCCAAACGCCTGGCCTTGGGAGTGTCGGCCTTCAATCCTTCCGTCTTCAACGGGACCTCCTTCAGCGCTTTTATCCCGACCAATGCCAACGATCCACAG atcGCCTTCAAATCAGAACTAAGGAATCCTCTGGCACGAATCACGCTCCCGCCCTCGCTGCCATTGGGGTCAGAGGATTCGTCGCTGACGCGCATCAACTTTctcttcttcactactgccagTCTCTTTAAG ATGGAGCAGGACGGCCGGGCGCTGGTCAGCTACGTGGTGGCCAGCAGCGTAGGAAACCGCAGCATCAGAAACCTGAAGGATCCTGTTGAGATTCACATCGCTCATCTGTCCCCTCAA AGCGTCCTCAGTCCAGTCTGCGTCTTCTGGGACTTTGGCATGAATG GTGACTCCGGGGGCTGGAACGGCGCCGGATGCCGCCCGTCCAAGGAATCCGGCGTCAACAGGACGGTTTGCCTGTGTGACCACCTGACGCACTTTGCCGTCCTCATG GACATTTCCGGGGTGTCGCCGCACATCGACCGGCATAACAACCGCATCTTGACCTTCATCACCTTTGTCGGCTGCGGCGTGTCGGCTGTTTTCTCGGCCGCCACGCTGCTCACGTATGTCGCCTTTGA GAAGTTGCGTCGAGATTACCCGTCCAAAATCCTGATGAATTTGAGCGCGTCGCTACTACTCCTCAACCTGAGCTTCCTGCTCAACGGCTGGTTGTCGCGGCGAGGCGACGAGGCGCCGTGCCTGGCGGCCGCCGCCCTCCTCCACTACTTTCTGTTGACGTCATTCACGTGGATGGGCCTGGAGTCGGTGCACATGTACATCGCACTGGTCAAAGTCTTCAACACTTATGTGCGCAGATACATCCTCAAGTTTTGCCTACTGGGCTGGG GCGTTCCGGCCGTGCTGGTGGGCTCGGTCTTGGCGGTGGATAAACACTCCTACGGATCTTTGGAGTACGGAGGCGGAACTTTTGCCGAGGGATCGTCGCAATT CTGCTGGATCCGGAAGGCCGTGGTGTTCTACGTGGTCTGCGTGGCCTACTTCTGCCTCATCTTTCTCCTAAACGCGGCAATGTTTGCGGTGGTCATGCTCCAGATCTGCGGACGCAACGGCAAGCGTTACCGAACGTTAAAGGAGGAG GTGTTGCGTAACCTCCGCAGCGTGGTCAGCCTGACTTTCCTGCTCGGGATGACATGGGCTTTCGCCTTCTTTGCCTGGGGGCCGGTCAGCCTCGTGTTCGTCTATCTCTTCGCCATCTTCAACTCGCTGCAAG gactcttcatcttcctcttccaTTGCGCTCTCAAAGAGAACGTTCAGAAGCAGTGGAGACGCGCGCTTTGCTGCGCTCGCTTTAGACTCGTGGACAACAACTCCG ACTGGAGCAAAACGGCTAGCAACAACACCAAGAAGGCCACCTCTGAGCAGGCGGCGCCGTCCTTGTCATCGGGCTCCTTTGCGTCCAGCGCCGCCAACTGGACGGCCAAGGCCAAAGTCACGCTCACGCCTTTCATCAACGCAG AAAAGGCCAAGGTGGAGCCCATCTAG
- the adgrg6 gene encoding adhesion G-protein coupled receptor G6 isoform X5, with product MAARRTVGGVVRLAVILMWAGLRLHVLGCERSECGGDRTEAEGALTSPCYPQNYGSSANCRWNLRAPPGFAVQISFRDFELEEAPGCIYDRLVVGTGSGEVKFCGLTAAGLVLNSSGDAMELRFTSDFSVQKRGFKISFRHVAVALRNLKVSVPSDDVRAARVASSALVPTLRQLTLCLEMERAGSARQAEWIFTYADADGVPTLALGAEDGRVVLVLGGATCSLDSVVTPADWTSSMSGLCLLWESSGGRLDVYFKGEHRTKTCSDSAGRSVSGGGTFRLGGPSGFGGNVYNVRLWNYTMTAGQLEALACHAAGNVIDWDNGFWDVPPASARTDAALSCSATPASDGTLHANCGRARQECPSETTFYRLAVEVRDRSSAMAAVDVEGALTSWLNETLGNWTSDASAVRLSVRLQVGSSFFCGALLRHRAADDIGDVVEAVRDRIFGAAPRIGAGLEVHAPTLHVSPLEHCPEEHSVHYRWPQSRPGSAHFLPCFPNKERSATRSCLISFGNFSTFWSAADFSNCTDIDAIQVSADNAAEVAAQLAAIADNQLSREEVSKVVDKVQEIVDVANINSSLASAVVAVISNVMSSPHGALAHASDRALKAVDHLLGKLQFEGSSVSIRSKRLALGVSAFNPSVFNGTSFSAFIPTNANDPQIAFKSELRNPLARITLPPSLPLGSEDSSLTRINFLFFTTASLFKMEQDGRALVSYVVASSVGNRSIRNLKDPVEIHIAHLSPQSVLSPVCVFWDFGMNGDSGGWNGAGCRPSKESGVNRTVCLCDHLTHFAVLMDISGVSPHIDRHNNRILTFITFVGCGVSAVFSAATLLTYVAFEKLRRDYPSKILMNLSASLLLLNLSFLLNGWLSRRGDEAPCLAAAALLHYFLLTSFTWMGLESVHMYIALVKVFNTYVRRYILKFCLLGWGVPAVLVGSVLAVDKHSYGSLEYGGGTFAEGSSQFCWIRKAVVFYVVCVAYFCLIFLLNAAMFAVVMLQICGRNGKRYRTLKEEVLRNLRSVVSLTFLLGMTWAFAFFAWGPVSLVFVYLFAIFNSLQGLFIFLFHCALKENVQKQWRRALCCARFRLVDNNSDWSKTASNNTKKATSEQAAPSLSSGSFASSAANWTAKAKVTLTPFINAEKAKVEPI from the exons AT GGCGGCGCGGCGCACAGTGGGCGGAGTCGTAAGGCTCGCCGTGATCCTGATGTGGGCGGGGCTTCGCCTCCACG TTCTCGGGTGCGAGCGGTCCGAGTGCGGAGGCGATCGGACGGAGGCGGAGGGAGCGCTGACGTCGCCCTGTTACCCGCAAAACTACGGCAGCTCCGCCAACTGCCGCTGGAACCTGCGAGCGCCGCCGGGCTTCGCCGTGCAGATCTCCTTCCGGGACTTTGAGCTGGAGGAGGCGCCGGGATGCATCTACGACCGCCTGGTCGTCGGCACGGGAAGCGGCGAGGTCAAATTCTGCGGTCTGACGGCCGCCGGCCTCGTGCTCAACTCCAGCGGCGACGCCATGGAGCTCCGCTTCACTTCCGACTTCAGCGTTCAGAAACGAGGCTTTAAGATCAGCTTCAGACACG TGGCCGTGGCGTTGAGAAATCTGAAGGTGAGCGTTCCCAGCGACGATGTCCGGGCGGCCCGAGTGGCGTCTTCGGCGCTCGTGCCGACGCTTCGTCAACTGACCCTTTGCTTGGAGATGGAGCGCGCCGGGTCGGCGCGGCAG GCGGAGTGGATCTTCACGTACGCCGACGCGGACGGAGTCCCGACCTTGGCGCTCGGCGCGGAAGACGGCCGCGTGGTGCTGGTGCTGGGGGGCGCCACCTGCTCGCTGGACTCTGTCGTGACGCCGGCCGACTGGACCTCGTCGATGAGCGGCCTGTGCTTGCTGTGGGAGTCGTCCGGCGGCCGCCTGGACGTCTACTTCAAGGGCGAACATAGGACCAAGACCTGCTCGGACTCGGCCGGGCGCTCCGTCTCGGGCGGCGGCACCTTTCGCCTGGGAG GGCCGAGCGGCTTTGGTGGCAACGTGTACAACGTCCGCCTGTGGAACTACACCATGACGGCGGGGCAGCTGGAGGCGCTGGCCTGCCACGCGGCGGGAAATGTCATCGACTGGGACAACGGCTTTTGGGACGTACCGCCCGCCTCCGCCCGGACGGACGCCGCCCTCAGCTGCA GCGCAACGCCGGCGAGCGACGGCACGCTCCACGCCAACTGCGGGCGGGCCCGCCAGGAATGTCCATCAG AGACCACGTTCTACAGACTGGCCGTGGAGGTGCGTGACCGGAGCTCCGCCATGGCCGCAGTCGACGTGGAGGGAGCGCTGACCTCTTGG CTGAACGAGACCTTGGGCAACTGGACGAGCGACGCCTCCGCGGTCCGGCTCAG CGTCCGGCTCCAAGTCGGCTCCAG CTTTTTCTGCGGCGCCCTGCTGCGCCATCGCGCCGCCGACGACATCGGCGACGTCGTCGAGGCCGTCAGGGACAGGATCTTCGGCGCCGCCCCTCGTATCGGCGCCGGCCTGGAAGTCCACGCTCCCACGTTACACGTCAGCCCCTTGG AGCACTGTCCGGAAGAGCACTCTGTCCACTATCGCTGGCCGCAGAGTCGACCCGGCTCGGCCCACTTTCTCCCTTGCTTCCCCAACAAGGAACGGAGCGCCACCCGCAGCTG TTTAATAAGTTTTGGCAACTTTTCAACGTTCTGGTCAGCCGCCGACTTCAGCAACTGCACCGACATCGACGCCATCCAGGTGTCGGCAG ACAACGCGGCCGAAGTGGCCGCGCAGCTGGCCGCCATCGCCGACAATCAGCTGTCCCGGGAGGAG GTGTCCAAAGTGGTGGACAAAGTGCAAGAGATCGTGGACGTGGCCAACATCAACAGCAGCTTGGCCTCCGCCGTGGTGGCCGTCATCTCCAACGTGATGAGCAGCCCCCACGGCGCTCTGGCTCACGCCTCAGACAG GGCCTTGAAGGCAGTGGATCATCTCTTGGGCAAGTTACAGTTTGAAGGTTCCAGCGTCAGCATCAGGTCCAAACGCCTGGCCTTGGGAGTGTCGGCCTTCAATCCTTCCGTCTTCAACGGGACCTCCTTCAGCGCTTTTATCCCGACCAATGCCAACGATCCACAG atcGCCTTCAAATCAGAACTAAGGAATCCTCTGGCACGAATCACGCTCCCGCCCTCGCTGCCATTGGGGTCAGAGGATTCGTCGCTGACGCGCATCAACTTTctcttcttcactactgccagTCTCTTTAAG ATGGAGCAGGACGGCCGGGCGCTGGTCAGCTACGTGGTGGCCAGCAGCGTAGGAAACCGCAGCATCAGAAACCTGAAGGATCCTGTTGAGATTCACATCGCTCATCTGTCCCCTCAA AGCGTCCTCAGTCCAGTCTGCGTCTTCTGGGACTTTGGCATGAATG GTGACTCCGGGGGCTGGAACGGCGCCGGATGCCGCCCGTCCAAGGAATCCGGCGTCAACAGGACGGTTTGCCTGTGTGACCACCTGACGCACTTTGCCGTCCTCATG GACATTTCCGGGGTGTCGCCGCACATCGACCGGCATAACAACCGCATCTTGACCTTCATCACCTTTGTCGGCTGCGGCGTGTCGGCTGTTTTCTCGGCCGCCACGCTGCTCACGTATGTCGCCTTTGA GAAGTTGCGTCGAGATTACCCGTCCAAAATCCTGATGAATTTGAGCGCGTCGCTACTACTCCTCAACCTGAGCTTCCTGCTCAACGGCTGGTTGTCGCGGCGAGGCGACGAGGCGCCGTGCCTGGCGGCCGCCGCCCTCCTCCACTACTTTCTGTTGACGTCATTCACGTGGATGGGCCTGGAGTCGGTGCACATGTACATCGCACTGGTCAAAGTCTTCAACACTTATGTGCGCAGATACATCCTCAAGTTTTGCCTACTGGGCTGGG GCGTTCCGGCCGTGCTGGTGGGCTCGGTCTTGGCGGTGGATAAACACTCCTACGGATCTTTGGAGTACGGAGGCGGAACTTTTGCCGAGGGATCGTCGCAATT CTGCTGGATCCGGAAGGCCGTGGTGTTCTACGTGGTCTGCGTGGCCTACTTCTGCCTCATCTTTCTCCTAAACGCGGCAATGTTTGCGGTGGTCATGCTCCAGATCTGCGGACGCAACGGCAAGCGTTACCGAACGTTAAAGGAGGAG GTGTTGCGTAACCTCCGCAGCGTGGTCAGCCTGACTTTCCTGCTCGGGATGACATGGGCTTTCGCCTTCTTTGCCTGGGGGCCGGTCAGCCTCGTGTTCGTCTATCTCTTCGCCATCTTCAACTCGCTGCAAG gactcttcatcttcctcttccaTTGCGCTCTCAAAGAGAACGTTCAGAAGCAGTGGAGACGCGCGCTTTGCTGCGCTCGCTTTAGACTCGTGGACAACAACTCCG ACTGGAGCAAAACGGCTAGCAACAACACCAAGAAGGCCACCTCTGAGCAGGCGGCGCCGTCCTTGTCATCGGGCTCCTTTGCGTCCAGCGCCGCCAACTGGACGGCCAAGGCCAAAGTCACGCTCACGCCTTTCATCAACGCAG AAAAGGCCAAGGTGGAGCCCATCTAG